From Psychrobacillus sp. FSL K6-2836, a single genomic window includes:
- a CDS encoding DMT family transporter, translating to MNKWKIYAMLVFVMFAWGANVSLLKYMVEAVPPVTLTAFRILVAGLVVLPILWKMKLLRRPTSGEWKYILLGALTNVVAHHYFLNMGLSITSATHGGLILGTGPMLTAISAAIILKYFPSKFQWLGLVIGLAGVAVSILVGSETMGANLGDFYVFLAILVQVLSFMVVSKASKTLDPRLLTVYMLLIGAAILFVISLIQEPGAIKQFAATTPTFWTIFLASAVVSTAIGHLIYNYAVGQAGATKAAIFMNLNPLFSLIISALFLGEVLHLNHFLGLILIVAGVMLGSGAAEDLWKKQKQIKSSH from the coding sequence ATGAATAAATGGAAAATATATGCAATGCTCGTATTTGTCATGTTCGCTTGGGGAGCTAACGTATCACTACTCAAATATATGGTAGAAGCAGTACCACCCGTAACACTTACTGCATTCAGAATACTCGTAGCGGGTTTAGTCGTACTACCGATTTTATGGAAAATGAAACTGCTGCGTAGACCAACGTCGGGTGAATGGAAGTATATTTTACTCGGAGCACTCACTAATGTGGTAGCCCATCACTATTTTCTAAACATGGGATTATCCATCACAAGTGCAACCCACGGAGGATTAATCTTAGGAACAGGACCTATGTTGACTGCAATATCAGCGGCGATCATTTTAAAATATTTTCCTTCAAAATTTCAGTGGTTAGGACTAGTAATTGGTCTAGCGGGGGTTGCGGTATCCATCCTAGTAGGCAGTGAAACAATGGGAGCAAATCTAGGTGATTTCTATGTATTCCTAGCGATACTTGTCCAAGTATTAAGCTTTATGGTGGTAAGTAAAGCTTCTAAAACATTAGATCCACGATTACTCACAGTCTATATGCTACTAATTGGTGCGGCAATTCTATTTGTAATCAGTCTCATTCAAGAACCAGGTGCCATCAAACAATTTGCAGCAACAACACCGACCTTCTGGACAATTTTCTTAGCTTCTGCAGTCGTATCAACGGCAATCGGTCACCTTATATACAATTATGCTGTGGGTCAAGCTGGTGCAACGAAAGCAGCAATATTTATGAACTTAAACCCATTATTTTCATTAATCATATCGGCACTATTCTTAGGAGAGGTGTTACATCTCAATCATTTCCTCGGACTTATATTAATCGTAGCAGGTGTCATGTTAGGTTCTGGTGCCGCGGAAGATTTATGGAAGAAACAAAAACAAATCAAATCGAGTCATTAG
- the panF gene encoding sodium/pantothenate symporter encodes MNIQVIIPMVIFLGIIFFIGFWSSKKLGSSTGGFLQEYFLGGRELGGFVLAMTMVATYGSASSFLGGPGTAYTMGFGWVLLAMTQVVTSYFVLLILGKKFAILARKYNAITLIDFLKVRYNNSKAVVLLAAASIIIFLFSAMTAQWVGGGRLIESLTGMKYTTALFIFAVSVLVYVVIGGFRAVAVTDAVQGGVMVIGTLVLLIAVIIAGGGVPSIMQDLLNENPNLVTPYGNEGNLSAAYVSSFWILVGVGVVGLPQMAVRAMSYKNTRSMHRALVIGTLVTGFIMLNMHLIGIFARPLMPGIEVADTVIPLVALKVLPAWLAGIVLAAPLAAIMSTVDSLLILVSSSIVKDVYINYINPNATEKKVKTLSFAITTLLGTIVFLLALNPPELLIFLNLFAFGGLEAAFIWPIVLGLYWSYGNKHGAIASMVTGIVSYIALHFYNEAYGNLFDIHTVVIPVILSLIAYVSFSLLINRTKYIF; translated from the coding sequence ATGAATATACAAGTAATCATCCCGATGGTCATTTTTCTTGGTATTATTTTTTTCATTGGTTTTTGGTCTAGTAAAAAATTAGGATCATCGACAGGTGGTTTTTTACAGGAGTACTTTTTAGGGGGGCGTGAGCTTGGAGGATTTGTGTTGGCCATGACGATGGTTGCAACGTATGGTAGTGCCTCGAGTTTCCTAGGGGGGCCAGGAACTGCATACACAATGGGCTTTGGCTGGGTACTACTTGCGATGACTCAAGTAGTGACGAGTTATTTTGTTCTGCTTATTCTAGGGAAAAAGTTTGCTATATTAGCTCGAAAATATAACGCGATCACATTAATAGATTTTCTAAAAGTGCGCTATAACAATAGTAAAGCAGTAGTATTACTTGCGGCTGCTAGTATCATTATCTTTTTGTTTTCCGCAATGACAGCTCAGTGGGTGGGTGGCGGTCGTTTAATCGAGTCACTAACTGGCATGAAGTATACGACAGCATTATTTATTTTCGCTGTGTCAGTACTCGTTTACGTAGTCATCGGCGGTTTCCGAGCAGTGGCGGTGACAGATGCAGTGCAAGGCGGGGTTATGGTTATTGGGACGCTCGTGCTGCTAATCGCAGTCATTATCGCTGGCGGAGGAGTACCGAGTATTATGCAGGACCTTTTGAACGAAAATCCAAACTTGGTGACTCCATACGGTAATGAAGGGAATTTATCTGCAGCCTATGTATCATCCTTTTGGATACTTGTAGGAGTAGGCGTTGTTGGACTTCCACAAATGGCAGTGAGAGCAATGTCTTATAAAAATACACGCTCGATGCACCGAGCGCTAGTAATTGGAACGCTTGTTACTGGTTTTATCATGCTGAATATGCATCTCATCGGTATTTTTGCTCGCCCGCTTATGCCGGGGATTGAGGTGGCAGACACAGTGATCCCACTTGTTGCGCTGAAAGTATTACCTGCATGGCTTGCTGGGATAGTACTTGCTGCACCACTTGCTGCAATTATGTCTACAGTAGATTCCCTGCTCATTCTAGTGAGTTCTTCAATTGTAAAAGATGTTTATATTAATTATATCAATCCAAATGCAACAGAGAAGAAAGTAAAAACCTTAAGCTTTGCGATAACAACACTTTTAGGCACCATCGTCTTTTTATTAGCATTAAATCCACCTGAATTATTAATCTTTTTGAATTTATTTGCTTTTGGTGGACTTGAGGCAGCCTTTATATGGCCGATTGTGCTAGGCTTGTACTGGTCGTATGGAAACAAGCACGGAGCAATCGCATCGATGGTAACAGGAATCGTTTCCTATATCGCACTCCATTTTTACAATGAAGCATACGGTAATCTATTTGACATTCACACAGTGGTAATTCCGGTTATCTTATCGTTAATCGCCTATGTGTCATTCAGTTTATTGATCAATAGAACAAAATATATATTTTAA
- a CDS encoding YhdT family protein — protein sequence MDPRFKIAHREALIGVVLAIVHFIWWFGFAYGLGSKPVEEYSYILGFPDWFFYSCIVGFILVAITVIFLVKFVLKDVSLEEEGDER from the coding sequence ATGGATCCTAGATTTAAGATTGCACATAGGGAGGCGCTGATTGGCGTTGTGCTCGCAATTGTGCATTTTATATGGTGGTTTGGGTTTGCGTATGGGCTTGGCTCAAAGCCGGTAGAGGAGTATTCGTATATTCTCGGATTTCCAGATTGGTTTTTTTATAGCTGTATTGTCGGTTTTATACTTGTGGCAATTACGGTTATATTTCTTGTGAAATTCGTGTTGAAGGATGTTTCTTTAGAGGAAGAGGGGGATGAACGATGA
- a CDS encoding efflux RND transporter periplasmic adaptor subunit yields MNKWLTIGVSIVVSTFIGANAILIYSDKSQISRTFYVSEYDRVYENTYAKELEKESIVVPANEMSVTINVEAVNDIVVAEGDHVEEGADLATLKTDSAEDQRSLWETEKQAYTLEQSKLRTIIRELESERSEADSSSSGDGQATGGTADEIVDVNVQVDVNVSQDGNFAQGIADAKQKQAEIDRKLQIVDAQLAQDSGDLSLLSPISGTVSTIEERNGNYFIHLYADEKSVITYVQESDWHNIEEGQTVKNYSTHREGVVEGSVLGKTQVPANASKWLTAFEQFEHKIDEPVYEVRIQLAEQLETLPFAANLNSVIITKQAENAVQIKSKWLLNRSKEVAEVYMLTSDGRIARTPVTVPFDLKQHAILSEGLNNGNVVLNSEHKTDDAEAFLPFPLDLPTWNSIKAVNWKEYVKYLTYK; encoded by the coding sequence ATGAATAAATGGTTAACTATAGGGGTTTCCATAGTGGTCTCTACTTTTATCGGGGCAAATGCGATCCTAATATATTCGGATAAAAGTCAAATCAGTCGAACATTTTACGTGAGTGAATATGATCGTGTATATGAAAATACATATGCAAAGGAACTAGAAAAAGAATCTATAGTAGTTCCAGCAAATGAAATGTCTGTGACGATTAATGTAGAAGCTGTTAATGATATCGTTGTTGCGGAGGGGGATCATGTGGAGGAAGGTGCTGACCTTGCTACACTGAAGACAGATTCTGCTGAAGACCAGCGTTCATTATGGGAAACAGAGAAACAGGCTTATACGCTGGAACAGTCGAAGCTTCGTACTATTATCAGGGAACTAGAATCTGAACGTTCTGAAGCAGATTCTAGTTCATCGGGCGATGGTCAGGCAACCGGTGGAACGGCAGATGAGATTGTAGATGTAAATGTTCAAGTAGACGTAAATGTTTCACAAGACGGAAACTTTGCTCAGGGTATAGCTGATGCAAAGCAAAAACAAGCAGAAATAGATCGTAAACTTCAAATTGTCGATGCTCAGCTTGCGCAAGATTCAGGTGATCTTTCTTTATTAAGCCCAATAAGTGGTACTGTTTCTACTATCGAAGAACGTAACGGAAACTATTTCATACACCTATATGCAGATGAAAAATCCGTTATCACTTACGTACAAGAGTCCGATTGGCATAATATTGAAGAAGGACAAACCGTGAAAAACTACTCAACCCACCGTGAAGGAGTAGTAGAAGGAAGCGTCTTGGGCAAAACACAAGTACCTGCAAATGCATCCAAATGGCTAACAGCATTCGAACAATTTGAACATAAAATCGACGAACCTGTTTACGAAGTAAGGATCCAGTTAGCGGAACAACTAGAAACCCTGCCTTTTGCAGCAAATCTAAACTCAGTAATCATTACAAAACAAGCAGAGAATGCAGTGCAAATAAAATCGAAATGGCTACTAAACCGCTCCAAAGAAGTAGCGGAAGTGTACATGCTCACTAGTGACGGTAGAATCGCTCGTACTCCTGTTACCGTACCATTCGATTTGAAACAACATGCTATCCTTTCGGAGGGACTTAACAATGGTAACGTCGTCCTCAATTCAGAACATAAAACAGACGACGCCGAAGCATTCCTACCATTCCCATTAGACCTTCCAACCTGGAACAGCATCAAAGCTGTCAATTGGAAGGAATACGTAAAATACTTAACATACAAATAA
- a CDS encoding S41 family peptidase has translation MKRSTLLAAIIMITGLILAPISTLAAPLDEVKSLVSVHYKGELPSNIEEINSIDEIMEQLDPYSAYFTSEEYEAYTNTINNTTTGIGVTIEEHESGIQIVSTFEGAAAGQAGISPGDIILSVDGISTIGMAVQQASSIITGKEGTTVKLLVLKSNHTKQMYNITRMKFTIPVVTKELLAGNIGYIRMNSFSDDGAVLVQKAKVELQKQGATSFILDLRNNGGGYVHTAEELIGLFPNSPNAFKIITTSESMLTKSTKQTSLFPENTRVLVNGYSASASEMTAAALLDQNSATLYGQTTYGKGSMQSFFSLSDGSILKLTIANFTGPKGTPIHKTGVKPHYETVMGYELIQAHKDALVETNKNYKKMSTLHNVPTTKQFTITFSNNIVKSSKQKVELVKLGTTDIVPVTIEPKSSKQFVVTPTAPLKKGAAYLLLIHPTFQTNAGIMMKTGAYVEVTVQP, from the coding sequence ATGAAGAGGTCTACTCTCTTAGCAGCAATCATTATGATTACCGGATTAATCTTAGCTCCGATTTCCACATTGGCAGCACCACTAGATGAAGTGAAGAGTTTAGTTAGTGTGCACTATAAAGGAGAACTACCCTCTAATATAGAAGAAATAAATTCTATTGATGAGATAATGGAGCAGTTGGATCCCTACTCTGCTTATTTTACGAGTGAAGAATATGAGGCATATACGAACACCATCAATAATACGACGACTGGAATTGGTGTGACGATTGAGGAACATGAAAGTGGTATACAAATTGTCAGCACATTTGAAGGAGCAGCAGCAGGGCAAGCTGGAATTTCTCCTGGTGATATTATTCTTTCAGTCGATGGTATATCTACAATTGGTATGGCAGTTCAACAAGCTTCTTCCATCATCACGGGTAAAGAAGGAACCACAGTCAAGCTTCTGGTTTTGAAAAGTAACCATACGAAACAAATGTATAACATAACCCGTATGAAATTTACGATTCCTGTCGTAACGAAAGAACTCTTGGCAGGCAATATAGGGTATATAAGGATGAATTCGTTTTCAGATGATGGAGCAGTCCTTGTACAAAAAGCAAAAGTCGAACTTCAAAAGCAAGGTGCAACTTCGTTTATACTAGACTTACGTAATAATGGCGGCGGATATGTACATACAGCAGAAGAACTTATTGGTTTATTTCCCAACAGTCCCAATGCATTTAAAATTATTACAACTAGTGAGTCTATGTTAACTAAATCGACAAAGCAAACCTCGTTATTTCCTGAGAATACAAGAGTACTAGTCAATGGGTATAGTGCGAGTGCGTCTGAAATGACAGCAGCAGCGCTACTAGACCAAAACTCTGCAACCCTCTACGGGCAAACGACTTACGGAAAAGGATCGATGCAATCTTTTTTTAGTCTTTCTGACGGATCCATTTTAAAGCTGACGATTGCAAACTTTACCGGACCAAAAGGCACTCCTATTCACAAAACTGGCGTGAAGCCGCACTATGAAACAGTAATGGGTTACGAGCTAATACAAGCGCATAAAGATGCATTAGTGGAAACAAATAAAAACTATAAAAAAATGTCCACACTACATAATGTACCGACAACGAAACAATTTACCATTACTTTTTCCAACAATATAGTAAAAAGTTCAAAACAAAAAGTGGAATTAGTAAAACTAGGAACTACAGATATCGTTCCGGTAACAATTGAACCAAAATCATCGAAACAGTTCGTTGTCACACCAACAGCACCACTAAAAAAAGGAGCAGCTTATCTACTACTCATCCATCCGACTTTCCAAACGAATGCAGGGATCATGATGAAAACTGGTGCTTATGTGGAAGTAACTGTTCAACCATAA